A single region of the Maylandia zebra isolate NMK-2024a linkage group LG17, Mzebra_GT3a, whole genome shotgun sequence genome encodes:
- the LOC101476195 gene encoding tetraspanin-8, with the protein MGKINGCLKCIFVFFNVLFAIVGFGLIYGLLQTSTHKEEFSSLDLPDMIWGWLFAIGVLGISSLGIFATCCESIIGLKLFASFMGIGMIIMFYGGINVATGRNEIETALQNELQKANIREEVIRSMVEKIQSNFHCCGIRNATDWGNNIPDSCECISSNTGYAMNGRSNSLRCKSKPQGTSGPHEIYEQPCYDIILELLNLFFNILFGFFFGFAVIALLGLLITICMINQVKSDDSRGSMYLRKY; encoded by the exons ATGGGGAAAATTAATGGATGTCTCAAGTGCATTTTTGTCTTCTTCAATGTGCTTTTTGCA ATAGTTGGATTTGGGCTGATTTACGGATTGCTACAGACCTCTACCCATAAG GAGGAGTTCTCATCACTTGATTTGCCAGACATGATTTGGGGTTGGTTGTTTGCCATCGGCGTCCTCGGTATTTCCTCTCTGGGAATCTTTGCTACGTGCTGTGAGTCAATCATCGGCCTCAAACTA TTTGCAAGCTTCATGGGGATTGGAATGATCATCATGTTTTATGGTGGCATCAATGTAGCGACAGGAAGAAATGAG atAGAGACTGCCCTCCAGAATGAACTACAAAAGGCCAACATAAGAGAAGAAGTCATTAGAAGTATGGTTGAGAAGATACAGtcaaat TTTCATTGCTGTGGAATTAGGAACGCCACAGACTGGGGTAATAATATCCCTGACTCCTGTGAATGCATTTCTTCAAATACTGGATATGCAATGAATGGAAGATCCAACTCACTTAGATGCAAATCCAAGCCTCAG GGAACCAGTGGCCCACATGAAATCTATGAACAG CCCTGCTATGACATTATCCTTGAACTTTTGAACCTTTTCTTTAACATCCTGTTTGGCTTCTTCTTTGGATTTGCTGTTATAGCA CTGCTGGGCCTGCTCATTACCATCTGCATGATTAATCAGGTCAAAAGTGACGACAGTAGAGGATCCATGTACTTGAGGAAATATTAA